The Arachis hypogaea cultivar Tifrunner chromosome 14, arahy.Tifrunner.gnm2.J5K5, whole genome shotgun sequence genome has a segment encoding these proteins:
- the LOC112740672 gene encoding GDSL esterase/lipase At5g33370, with translation MSTKMLLLVDFGMVFLVLINVIISVEARPRAFFVFGDSLVDNGNNNYLFTTARADSPPYGIDFPTRTPTGRFSNGYNIPDFISMRLGAESTLPYLSPEFKGEKLLVGANFASAGVGILNDTGVQFLNITRMYRQLEYFEEYQRRLSALIGISKTKRLVKRALILITVGGNDFVNNYYLVSPSARSRQYRLPQYVKLLIFEYRKILKKVYDMGGRRVIVTGTGPLGCAPAEMAMRSRDGECSRELQRAASLYNPQLQRMLTNLNNRLRKHVFIAANTALMHNDFISNPTSFGFTTSKVACCGQGPYNGLGVCSPSSNLCPDRSTFVFWDPFHPTERANRIIVERIMSGSTIYMNPMNLSTILELDSTT, from the exons ATGTCAACAAAAATGTTATTATTGGTTGATTTTGGTATGGTATTTTTGGTACTTATAAATGTTATTATTAGTGTTGAAGCTAGGCCAAGGGCATTCTTTGTGTTTGGAGATTCACTTGTTGATAATGGAAACAACAACTATTTGTTTACAACTGCTCGTGCTGATTCACCTCCTTATGGTATTGATTTTCCAACTCGCACACCAACTGGTCGTTTCTCTAATGGCTACAACATTCCTGATTTCATCA GTATGAGACTTGGTGCCGAATCTACATTGCCATATTTGAGTCCGGAATTTAAAGGAGAGAAGCTCCTAGTTGGTGCCAATTTTGCTTCAGCTGGAGTTGGAATCCTTAATGATACTGGAGTTCAGTTt TTGAACATAACAAGAATGTACAGACAGCTAGAGTATTTCGAAGAGTATCAAAGGCGATTAAGTGCACTAATCGGAATTTCAAAGACAAAAAGATTGGTGAAACGTGCATTGATACTCATAACTGTGGGTGGCAATGATTTTGTCAACAACTACTATCTAGTTTCTCCTTCAGCAAGGTCTCGTCAATATAGATTACCACAGTATGTCAAGCTTCTCATCTTTGAGTACCGAAAAATTTTGAAG AAAGTATATGATATGGGAGGAAGGAGAGTAATTGTGACAGGGACGGGTCCACTGGGTTGTGCTCCGGCTGAAATGGCAATGAGAAGCAGAGATGGTGAATGCTCACGTGAGCTCCAAAGAGCTGCTTCACTCTACAACCCTCAACTTCAACGCATGCTTACAAACCTCAATAACAGACTTCGCAAACACGTTTTCATCGCTGCTAACACTGCACTAATGCACAATGACTTCATCAGTAATCCAACTTCATTTG GATTCACAACATCAAAAGTAGCTTGTTGTGGGCAAGGACCTTACAATGGACTTGGTGTGTGTTCACCAAGCTCCAACTTGTGCCCTGACCGAAGTACGTTTGTATTTTGGGATCCATTTCATCCAACTGAAAGGGCTAATAGAATTATTGTCGAAAGAATCATGTCAGGTTCTACAATATACATGAACCCAATGAACCTCAGCACCATTTTGGAATTAGATTCTACCACGTGA
- the LOC112744432 gene encoding beta-glucuronosyltransferase GlcAT14A translates to MKKPKHHLAQPPSPRQQRRRIVVFRLGIATLLFLLTLVLFAATTLTSPILSSYLLPTSITVSITRSLFVESKLHALPIPPLSDSVPPRLAYLISGSKGDAHALTRTLLALYHPRNRYILHLDREASETERGELKRYVFGHALFMRFGNVRLISKANLITYRGPTMVANTLHAAAIALREWSDWDWFINLSASDYPLVTQDDILHVFSTLSRNVSFVDHTGDLGWKDQYRARPLMVDPGLYLAQKKDLFWITQKRSRPTQFKLFTGSAWMVLSRSFVDYMIWGWDTLPRTLLMYYTNFVSSPEGYFHTLICNAKEFRNSTVNSDLHFISWDNPPKQHPLYLMPADYEKIVGSNAPFARKFPRNDSVLLDKIDKELLSKVGAERAVPGGWCIGSRENGTDPCSVVGNTTTLRPGPGSERLQTLINSLLSPENFKPKQCV, encoded by the exons ATGAAGAAACCAAAGCACCACCTGGCACAGCCACCGTCACCACGGCAACAACGAAGACGCATCGTCGTTTTCAGACTCGGCATtgccacgcttctcttccttcTCACCCTCGTCCTCTTCGCCGCAACAACACTAACCTCTCCCATTCTCTCTTCCTACCTTCTTCCGACATCAATAACCGTCTCCATCACGCGCTCCCTCTTCGTCGAATCCAAGCTCCACGCTCTCCCCATTCCACCGCTCTCCGATTCCGTTCCTCCGCGTCTCGCATACCTCATCTCTGGCTCCAAAGGCGACGCACACGCGCTCACGCGCACTCTCCTCGCGCTCTACCACCCGCGCAACCGCTACATTCTCCACCTTGACCGCGAGGCTTCCGAAACGGAGCGCGGGGAGTTAAAGAGGTACGTGTTTGGACACGCGCTGTTCATGAGGTTTGGGAATGTGAGGTTGATTTCAAAGGCCAACCTCATCACGTACCGTGGGCCAACGATGGTGGCGAACACGCTCCACGCGGCGGCAATTGCGCTTAGAGAGTGGAGCGATTGGGATTGGTTCATCAACCTCAGCGCGTCGGATTATCCACTCGTTACTCAAGATG ATATCCTTCACGTGTTCTCAACCTTGTCTCGCAATGTTAGTTTCGTCGATCATACTGGTGACCTGGGGTGGAAAGA TCAGTATCGTGCAAGGCCACTAATGGTCGATCCAGGATTGTACCTGGCacagaaaaaagatcttttctggATTACTCAGAAGAGGAGTAGGCCAACACAATTCAAGCTTTTCACAG GTTCCGCGTGGATGGTGCTGTCAAGATCGTTTGTCGATTACATGATATGGGGATGGGACACCCTACCTCGGACCCTCCTCATGTACTACACGAATTTCGTATCTTCCCCTGAAGGATACTTCCACACTCTCATATGCAATGCCAAAGAGTTCAGGAACTCAACTGTTAACAGTGACCTACATTTCATTTCTTGGGACAATCCTCCTAAGCAACACCCTCTCTACCTCATGCCAGCTGATTACGAAAAGATAGTTGGCAGCAATGCCCCTTTTGCCAGGAAGTTCCCCAGAAACGATTCGGTTTTGTTGGACAAAATCGATAAGGAACTATTGTCCAAAGTTGGTGCTGAAAGGGCTGTTCCTGGAGGGTGGTGCATAGGAAGCAGGGAGAATGGGACTGATCCCTGTTCTGTAGTTGGTAATACTACTACTCTTAGACCTGGCCCCGGTTCAGAAAGGCTTCAAACTTTAATTAATTCATTGTTATCACCAGAAAATTTTAAGCCAAAACAATGTGTATAA
- the LOC112740673 gene encoding uncharacterized protein, with product MEFFQNAKVVRLKSYHDKYLMANGDGETIYQDLQGCYDNAKWTVEILNHDDNNLIRLKSFFGNYLTATNIPFLLGSAGKKVMQQPLPSNLLNSSSFEWEPIRDGMLVKLKTRDGGGFLRANDFRLRPWKNSVTHDNPHRTATANWILWDVEIVESREQESDDKPIEHRELDKNRSPEKRWKNYIL from the exons ATGGAATTCTTCCAAAATGCCAAAGTTGTGCGCCTAAAGAGCTACCATGACAAGTACTTAATGGCAAACGGTGATGGAGAGACCATTTATCAAGACCTCCAAGGATGTTATGACAATGCCAAATGGACGGTCGAGATTTTGAATCATGATGATAACAACTTGATCCGATTGAAGAGTTTTTTTGGGAATTATTTAACAGCCACCAATATCCCATTCCTATTAGGATCTGCCGGCAAGAAAGTCATGCAACAACCACTTCCTTCAAATTTGTtgaattcttcatcatttgaatGGGAACCCATAAGAGATGGGATGCTG GTGAAACTCAAGACACGTGACGGCGGCGGATTCTTGCGAGCCAACGATTTCCGGCTACGGCCGTGGAAGAACTCGGTCACACACGACAACCCTCATAGAACTGCAACAGCAAATTGGATTCTTTGGGACGTGGAAATTGTGGAGTCAAGAGAACAAGAATCCGATGATAAACCAATTGAG CACAGAGAATTAGATAAAAATAGATCACCAGAAAAAAGATGGAAGAATTATATTTTATGA